In Maylandia zebra isolate NMK-2024a linkage group LG9, Mzebra_GT3a, whole genome shotgun sequence, the genomic stretch TTTTCATTAAAGAGATGAGCAATAAGAATAATAAGTCGTTTTTACTTTTGGTGATAATTATGTCAGAgataaaaaaaggttttactaCAAACTGAAGTTCGATAACCAATTACAATGGAATATTAATTGTGCATGCTGTTTATGAATTCAGTTAATTACAAAAGCAACATTACAGCTTTATCGCgtacctgttttatttttcagcacagACTACCTGTGCTGGTCACCCTCTGCATTGGCAGGTCGAGCCTTCCTTaacttttaactgtttttaatgtttatcaGTTTATAACCGCTCATGTTGAAAATGccaaacacattaaaaagacTTCACTTTGTGGTAATTCTGTTTGTCTAATCACATTAGTTATATTATCGGGAAGTTATTTGAATATCTCTATACTGTGTTCCTCTATTTAAAGTTATACGTTTTCATTGTTAAATGTCAGCTTATCAGAATAATTTAAACTGGCTTTGTGATACAGACCCCAAGTGTGTTTGTACACTGCGACACTTTTATGTTTGCCATATTTGTGATTTCAGATTGAGCCACACTGCATGTCACTAGAGTATCAAATTATCGAGAGGACAGATTGTGATTGTCCTTGTAAACGACCGGTGCAACCTCTAAAAATAACTAGTGGTCTGATTGCACATGGACCCGTCACTGCAGGCTACCAGATAAACAAACTAAAGTGCAGTTTCACTTGTCACAGAGCTGTCACAGCCAGTACTTTACATGCTGCTGCAGACAGCTGACCACAGCAACAAGCTAACAACATTGCTAGACAttagatgcagcagcagcaaagtATTTGGTTCATGAGTGCCAGACTGTGTTAATATAAACTCTTATTCTGTCCAGAGTGTTTATATTCACCTTGCGCTCTGATGCAACCTTACTATACACCTCCTGTTGTTAGAGCAAAATAGCAGACAAGATGAGTGAATAGCCCAGTCAATGTCAACCCCGTACAACACTGAAGCTATAGTTAGTCAGGATCATTAGTTTCAAGTCCCCTCCATCTTTCCAAAATTAGTTTTTGGTCATGTTTCTTAGCCAGCTGAGAGGTTAGTGGTATTGTACATAGCTGCTACTTCTGTCATGGGGTTAATTAAAGAAGCCTTTTCTTGATTCCCTCAATGCTCTTTTCACTGTGGCTATATTCaaggtttttctctgcattaaaaaaagcagAACAGCATTTTACTTAGAacacaaaagaagagaaaaatgaTTCTCCTATTACTGTAAATatagaaatggaaaaaagataaatatttattttaggtatttttctattttactAATTTTATCTGCACTCGTGTAATGTTTAGCTCACACCAGtttcctctcctctgctctcactgtgtgtgcatgaatgTGGAGAGGAGCAGAGCAAAGTAGGTGAAGTGAAGATAGAATATGGTAGTTTTTTCATTACAACAGATTTCGATCAGACAGAGATCAGCCCTGAACGTTTTAACCAGATGTAAAGATGCTAGAAGCTATACTGCTAGTGGCAGGGATGCTAGCTCGAGGGCATCAGCTGTCCTGCTGATGTTTCATCTGTAACCTGATGGCAAGTACAGATACAGGTTTCTACCAATTAGAGAGGAAACACTTCATCTAGCTTTATAAGACAAAAGGCAGCAATTTTTCAGATTAATGAAAAACctgatgttattttttttcaaaatctgAAATAGTTTTTGTAAAACTATCTGTTAATTTCAAAGGCAGAATAATAGTAATCATTACTAACAACATCTGTATGGGaaagacaacaaaaagaagCTGAAAGCAGACCTGTCCAACATAAGCCAATGCGGGGGAACACtgatcaaaacaaaaacaaaaaaacaaataaacaacacccccccccccaaaaaaaaaaaacaaacaaaaaaaaaaacaacaacacaaaacactaatcACTGGTCAAGTTGCCAGTTAACTGTGGATAACATAAAAtctgaaaacaggaaaaacagctATCTGGCTCAGTCAAAACAAGGCATAATGTGCAGACAAAATCTTTTATATCAATTGTTTGAACTGTGCAAAAACTTaacagtaaaaacaacaaaactttaTGAAGGCAGGGATCGTGTGCCGGACTATTTTTTTAAGGCGACCAGCAGAAACTTGAAATTACTAGCACAAAAGTTCCACAGAAATCATTGTTGATAGATGTATTATGTTACCTTTCGGGCAATACAATGTTGCTTCCTCATTAGAAGTCTTTAGGCCTAGTCTTTGTGCTTAGCTAAGCTATCCAGCTACTAACGTCAGCTCCCCCCAAAATTGGGACTGCTTTTGATCTTCTCATCTAGCAAGAAGGTAAGTGTAGCCAACTGACACGGTGTTTGAAATAGCTGATGAAAAGTGACTCAAAGAATCGCCAAAGTAATGAAAGGCGATACAAAAAaggataaacaaataaaatataaagtaacaCTTTGTACATCTAACAAATGCAGCTTTGCCCAAATGACTTGAGTATGAGTGCAGAGCAGAGAAGGAGTCAAGTTCAGACTGCAGTTAAAGAGACATTCAAGCCACCACCGCCTCCCCCATGATGCTTAGTGGCAAACAGAGCATTCAGGAAGTTACCCATGAATCTCCGCCCCACAACTCCCATGTTGCCACACTGAAGTTGCGAGGTCCACCTAATTTGCCCTGGAAAGTGTACAAGCACTGTGTCAGAGAGTCAAGAGATTACAAAGGACAAAGTCATGGGAGATGACATTTTGTGGTAAATGCTGTAGTAAACACACGATTTCTTTTACCCCTGTGATTAAAATCTTCAATCATATCAGTGAATTATTTGTTTACCcacattttttaaacagattATGATCTCCTCAGAGGAAGATTCTTCCTTCCTCTCACTCAGCATTACAGGGGCTTTCCACAGTCAGTTACTTCACACAGGCCTGAATCCCAAAAGCTCAAATATTTACACACATGACACGTCTTACGAGCTCTATTGAACGGGCTAACGTGGCTTGTGCCAGGTACCTTGCTGGTAGAGGCTTTGTAGGTCGTCTTCAGCTTCTGTGACAGTTGACTGGTGCTGTGGCTGGCTGTGTGACAGAGACACAAAGAACAATGAATGAAATTCATTACCCAGTGACAGAACTCTTGCTTGCTTTTATTCACTGCTGCAGTAACGGCCTCGTAAAGTGTCAAGATTTTAAAATAGCACGCACCTCGACAATACAAAGCCTTGTTGAGCGTTTCTAGTTATACTATCTACACTGAACATTTATGCAGTGTAAATGTCCCCGTGTCCAGCAAGGACGGAGCTGTGAAAATACTGTCGAGAGCTCAGCTTCACAAAGTGTGATCACCAGTTAAACTGAGCTTATTTTAGAAATCCAGGCTGGCTTTAAGGATATTAGGTGTCATAACAGAGGGTTTACATAAGTCTGACCTATGTGAGTGTCTCACCCCAAGCAGTAATGAACACCGACCAGTTTACAGAACGTGTCATCATTGTTTGTACAATTTTTATATGGCATCTTATAGTGATTCACAGATTTCAGTCACTTGCTAACTTGCTAACCTGGTGGCCAAAAACGATTACAAAACGTTACTCCATCATGACAGCCGATAGTGGACACTCAGTAGTACTGCAGGACTAAAgtgtttggggggttttctcACCTTGCACTGCTGCCAGGTTAGAAGCTTACAGCTACATGTATTTTCATATGTATTCCAATCTCATGTCTTGTGGAAATTTACAGTGTAGGGTCAGAAAAGTTCCAATAACATGAATTTGTCACATTTGTCATACATCTAATGTCAGGTAAATTGTTCCAACAGTTTAACTGAGACACCACTGACAGCCGGGGCTGCTGAGAAGAAACAGGGACTGGTACGTTTGGCCTGTAAGGCAGGGTTAGTTAAAGCTTATTAGTGCATCTGATAGCACAGGAACCTTCTGGTATTTTCGATAAGTTAAACTTATAGACTTTCAAAGGGCCGCCATACTGTTTTTGGCCTCCAGGTGGGCATGTGCCTCAAGCTCTGAAGTCAAATGAAAACTATGGATGCTGCAGTGAAAATCGAGGCAACTGTTGGCattgaaaacacatttactaaaaaCAGGGATACACAGCCAGGCAGAGGGTTACTGGAGAGTATTTTCACCTTATGGAGGCTGCTGGATGCCCAAATAGTAAAATCCAAGTAAACATTAGCTCCTAGAAAATGTTCACTCACCctgtacaaagaaaaaacaggtgGCTCATGCAAATGTGTAGCCATGCCATATAGCAGCCTGGTCAGCATATAGACacaacataaacaaacacagctgGTACAAACATCTGCCAtaaaaagaagttttaaaaaaaagaaaagaaatgataaatTGTCTTTTTAGGCTGTCCAGGTAGAGTCTGCCTGTCTGAGAGAGCCGATAAAACAtctcaaattaaactttgttGCTTTCATTAACCttcactttaattcttattcattacagcatttttttaaaggtagaaaataTCCGTGTCCTTCGCTATTTTATCTTGAatattttaaagttattttggTATTATCTATAATTTTGTAAACATTTAGTTGCTTGTATCTTTGTACTTCTTTTCGAATGCTATCGTATGTTTGAGTGATTTGGGGGCACATTTCCCTTCAATTTATGTTCCTGGACTCCTGGTAGTTTGGgtccaaaatgttttttgtgataCTTTTTGAGAAATGTCATGACATGGATGTGATGCAGAACACGAAAAGCTGGCTAGAGACAGAGTGGGAATGCCACTGTTTGTAATATCTCTCAGATCAATGCAGGAGAAATCAGTTTACTGAAAAGTCCCACACCCCTTTGTGGGTGTTACGGTGCCACTCAGCCGGCGAAATTCACCGCCTTTGTGATGCTGGCGACTCCTCTGTCTTCAGCCTGTGGCAATAACACTGTGTGGACTGTGATCAACAACTTCCTCGAGTTTTAATCAGCAGTTTAATCATTTACAAACGCCCTACAAGTCACCATTTATCTATCTGCATCGTGACTAAACCACAGTAACTCAAAGAACAAACACAGTTTGGCTTCCtaaaggtaaaaataaaaacaactgctCATATGTGTACAGCTGTTTTACGACAGTCTGTCACAAAGATGACACATAAGTAACATGCCAATTTAAATCTTTATGTTTATCAGCTCCCAGGGAGATTACTTCAGCCACCATGGGATGAGATATCCACTTTAAACACAATCAATATTTTCCATTTCAATTTCCAAAGACTTCTATTAACTGTACTCAGTGTAAATTACAGACTTAAATAGATTTGTGTTGGAAATTACGGACCTTTTGTTTTCAAGGCTCCCTTGGTGGGGTCTCCTCCCTCAACAGCCTGTCCATCTCCAGTCAGCCgctcattcagtgattcaattTCCCGACGTACTGCAACGTAAGACAGCCATGACGTGTCAGTATTTAAACACTGAAAACGTCCACTCAGTAAATGAGCACTGATGCGTACACTGTCAGTTACTCACATTCAAGGTTTTCTATGTAGAGATTCTCAAACTCCCGTTCAATCTGACCAAACAGGTCAAGAAGATTGCTCCGCAAAGCGAGAGGCAGCTTGGAGTCCTggacagacagaaaacagaaccaCACAGTAAGGTCATACACACGGCACGCTTCAAGGTCAGGAATGTAGAGCAGGAATTCGCTCCACATCCTCCTCAAGTGTGGCGTAACATAATGTAGCATAATGCTATGCCAAAAATGCAGAACTGTATAACAACAACATGTTCTGTTATTACAGTCGGAAGTGAAGTTTGTGACTCTTAAAGGTAAAACGTTTAACTGAACACACGTGTTTACGCGATTTAATCGGGCAGCAGATGAACTTGTGCGAACTCTTGGCCACAGTTTGAGCTACAGAGCTACAagctaaaaacaaataactacACAACAGGAGTGTCCAACCAGCCTCTACTAACTTACCTCCATGGTGCAGTCCTAGATGTACCCAGTTACCAGCTGACCGCCAATCTCCACCAGACTAGCATGTGAAGACACATAAAAGCTGCCATGAAAACACTAGATTCAGAAGGCTGCGTCTCACAGCTCCCTGAGCGCTGCTGCTCAGTCCTTCAGCCGTCCAAAAGACAACGATACCAAACACTTCACTTGTCACCCTTCAGCTGAGGCACGTGTTAAAAAAACCAACCGCTTGGCACAATGACGTTAGCTGCATGACCATTCTGTCATCACCACGTTCACACACTTTATcaaaaaaaagcccaaacaaataaataaaggtcaTTTAAGAAGTAACAGGCAGGCCTTGTGAATTTAAAGCTGCTTTAGTAGTGGCACTTAAACCTGCAGCTTGCTCAGGCCAAAGCCGGCAGCGTTAAAAGTGAGGAAGAATATCTGTTCTGTGTAAAATATGGGTCCATAaaactgtctgtgtatgtgtagcCAGTGCTGCAGGGAATAGAGGAGGTACATCCACAGCGCCAGCCAGTCTTGGCAATAAACAAAAAAGGACTGTTGAAAAGACTAATCAGACCTGAACAAGCGGCCCATATTAAAACTTGATGAGACAACAGGCGAGTGCAAGCTGAGCTCTAGTTTTAGTGGCTGACAAAGCGCAGAAAGTAAAAGGCAAAGGATTTCCATGGTCTGGCAAACTGACAAATTCAACCATCCCATTTTTGAGAGCGACTGATAAGTAGGTCATCCAacgtgtttttcattttaacccTACACGTTGTCTATCATCTCCCCCAATACGAGAAACCTGTCAATACAATGTGAAACACTCACAAACCATCTGTTGGTCTTATCTGGGAGATGACTTTCAATAAGGTCGCTGTAAAGCCAACTCCCAAAAGTTAACAACCAAGATATTCttgatcaaacagaaacagtttTTATTATCTCAGAAGGGAAGAAGCAACTGGTCTGCACCAGGAAATGGCTGCTCGTGAACAGGTTCCCACTCTTCCCTTTTCTGGAAGAAATAAATCAATTGTAGAACTAATTTAGAGAACCGTGTTTGGAGAAAGTTAATAACCAACTTGATACCAGAGACACAGGCGAGTactttgttttaaaacaaagaaatgagtaaCCAAAGTCTAAACCCACAGAGGACAGAGACAGCATTAACTTTTTGACTAAGAAATATCTGCCCGAGAAACTGCAGCTACTGTTTCACAACAAGGAAGAAACTCATAAACACGTGAAAGCGTGGCGTTGTTGATGTTGCaagtacaaaataaaagaaatgctgctTAACCGGCTCATACTGTACTCTTGTGAATGAAAGAACCAGCCTCGCACCAAAACAGCCTAACAATAAAAATGCTACTTATGCGAGAACagcctgctctgtgttttaaagTGAAACTCTGTGTGTTTTACACCTAACATATGTTATTACGCTGTCTTCAAAACTTCAAGTTAACATAGATTGCTTGTCTGCTGTTGTCGATTTGCTTGTGTGTAAATGAGAAAACCCATGGATCCATGTCTTTGTGTATTTCCCCCTCACCTGTCCATCCAGCATGTCTCCTCTTTGGATGCCTCCCGGCCTCTCCTCTGTGCTGTTGGTGCGCCTGATAGACAAACTGTGAGCCTTGCGCTTCTGCTTGGGGTGACGGGCAGCTGAAGCAGAGCCGCTGCTGCTTCCGCCCTCCACAGGCATCCCTCCTACCTCGTGGGTGGCCCTGCCCCCTGTTCACACCCTACCTGAGAAACAGGTAAACACTGGCTGGACTTTCTGGTTGGCTGGTTCAGGCTTTCAGTTATCGCCACCTGTCTGTCagtgaaaagaaaggaaaatgcaGGTTTAGCCCCATTACATGAATTCTTTAAGGTAAAACAACCTAAATTCTAAATCCATTCAAAAATCCCAACAATTTAACTATGTGTTCACGTTATTCTTTTACACAGGGAAATAATAGATATAGAAAGTGCATTTAGACCTTTTGTCCAATTAATAAAGAGTCCCGAGGTAAATGGTGTCGCCTGAATTTACAATAGACAGCCAGTAAAGCCTGAAAGACCCGATCATCTTCTAAATCGTACATTTCTTTGCCAGCAGATATTACCACATTAATTACAGGATGTTATTGAAGTTCTGCAGCGCTGTATGTCCGCTGCTTCCGTTATTATAGCGCAGTATGATAGTAAGCCAGAGGACAACGGGTAATAAATATAAGCCAACAGAAATTTTATAGGGCAGGCAATGATGTGTAATAAATATTAGCTCGCTCGTTATATATAAGTGAAACTGAGActggaaacggtaaaaacgcCTGAACGCGTCGATTCATAAAACAGTACGTCTATTAACTAcctatgaaaaattaaaaggtAATTTGACATCATTTTGATATACAGGTACACGAAACAAGACGACACTCACCACTGTCATTACCTGACTGAATCTATACACGCCAAGCAGCCCGAGAAATTACTAGAGCTAAACGCTAGCACGAGCTAACTGCCACATATCAGCTTCCTCGCGGCATCTTAGACCAAACAGCGCACAGCAGCTAAAGGACACGACGGGTTATATCATCTCTAACGTCGCACGAGCTCGTGTACGCTAACAAGTTTGCATTTTTTGACAAGGCTGTGACTCATTAGTTTGGAAAATGGGTGATAaattatacttttattacaaaAAGTATCAGATTTTTATTAGAAAATTTTGACACATGACGTATATTATTTGTGCACTCTACTTCCGTGTAACGTAGACCGTGTTTGCACTTTGTTAGCCAATGAGCTGTCACGCGGCTGGGAGGACAACGAATGAAAAACCGTGAGGTTAGTAACTGGAAGCGCTAGTCGTTCCGACAGACTGCGCCCTAAAACACCGTTGAAACACGGTAAAAGACGTGATTTGCAAACCGTAAAGAAAGTACAGCTTTCGTGAGTAATTGAATGCTTTGTCGCTTTCTCCGTAGCGTGTATATACAACAGCCGGTGCATACTTATGTTCAGTTGACAGAAGCCTGGGTGGCGCAGATGTGCTGTGCAGTGGTCCGATGGCGTGTTGACAGTCGGGGCTTGGAGGAAAACATGAAGCAGAGTCTACGGGAACGGAGCTGTTGAGAGTCGTTACCATTTTCAGCTTAGACCTTAAAGTTGTTTTATGCAATTGCATTTTAACTTGGAGTGTTTGGATTTGGATTTGTACTTCACTTCTTGTTTGCTCCCttattccttttattttgtgtgGCCACTATTAAAAATATGAGTTACCAGGTAGAATAAATGTTAGATGGATTCATTGCACCATCTTGTGGTACAACTTGGTATTGCCCTTCTTTCTTCACCTTCTCTAGATAGCTTTGGTAAATAGGTAAGGAAGGTTTTGACgatgaaaatttaaaataagtagctttaatgttttattaataCATAACTACACTTGATTAATATAACGCAATCATACTTGTGTTTGCGTAAACTCCTATACAATGttcctaatatatatatatatatatatatatatatatatatatatatatatatatatatgtgtatatatatatatttttttatttaatttatttatttatttgtattttttttatcaaagtTGCATCATCGAAATATGTCCTCCTCACTAAATTAAATATATGTAATATGATGCAGTGCCATTATAAATGCAGGGCCAGACTGTAGATGGCTGTCTGCATATTTATAAGCATATATGCATAGTACACTTATGGAGAGGTGTAGCCACAGTTATAAAAGTGCAAAAATGTCTCTGTTAGATTGCAGAGGCAAAACAAGAGAGGCATTTTCCTGGGTGAAGTGGATCACTAGCACAATAGCCTcatcacattttcattttatttgttttgccaTTGTTGAGTAGAGCCATGCTTTAAAGCTAGCTGTATACCTGGTGAATCACCTTGTACTGGTTTCAAAGAGACATGAAAGATGCTTCCCAAAATCTGACCGTATCGGCTCAGTGTCCTCCTGGTTACCGTGATTGTTGCAGAAGCAGTCATGTGAATGATTAATGGAGCTTGAACTGCATTAACTTGCCGGAAATATAGGTGTTTGAGAGTTTCACTACCGAATTGTATGAATTAGTGTAACTTACAGTCAAAACAGATCAGTAGAATTCAGTTGAAGGGACATAGTGGGCTTGATAAGCGAGCCTGCACCCTGTATTAAGTTCTATGGCTTTCCTATATGGATGTAACATGAACTGCACTTGATCTAAAACAGGAACCTTAATGCTAAAAAAAATCGAGTGTTTGAACAgccgagctctctctctctcttgtgtCATTGTAAATTAAATATATCTGAATTATAGAGTGGTGGTAATCTGGCAGAATAACCTTGTCAAGAAGCGTGATTTAACCTTCCGATCCCGACCCACTGCGATCCTGGCCGTTTTTTTACCGACAGCCACACCCCCGGTCCCCGTGATTggttttctgtttctctcaGGCCATGGCGCGGGCTGTGTGGGCGGTCCTCCGGATGCTATCCAGGGAGGGAGCCGCTGTGCTGAAATCAAACGCACCTTGTGCCACCACAGGAGCTTTGCGGCGATCCAGACCTGCGTGCGCAGCTGTTACTACCTGCGGCAGAGCGATATCCAGGTAAGATGGAAGGACGTAGGTTTCTGAAACAGGCCCAAAATACTGAGTTTAAAAGCCAGCTAACGGTTAAGCTTATTAGCCGTAAACAGGAAGTAACGCTGTTTTTTGGGCTATTGGTAGCTGAGTGCCGCAGCGCGTTTGTTTGTATGCTCCGGGTTATCACAGCTACCAACAAAACTCAGGCCAAATTCTGTCTAAAACAAAGTCTTGCACTTGACATAGCTTTACATGAGGGTTAAAGAACACACTGTTATGGTCGTGGCTCAAATCCTCAGTATATTGTCGCCAGTACGGCATGCTTTATATGTTGTAGCAGGTGTATTTAGTAAACTTTTGTCTTAATATAAAAGCTATACAGAACTAGCAAGATACCAACGTTTCATGTGTTTCAAAGAGGGTTTCTTGATCATTTCACGGAGTCTCTTGATTTTGGATTTTCAGTGTTATTGCTATACAATATTCCTTGAGTGTGAATATTGAATCCTAAACTTGGAATAAAACGCAAGGTCCACTTTCTAGAGCTTTCAGAAGCACCTCACAATAATCATTTTTTCATCTACTGtaaaactacagaaaaaaatacaacgGTGAAGCCTGTCATTCAAATGAAAAGTGCCATTTAAAAGCCAACACTGATAAATTGGTGAATCATGAACTGTTTGCTACCCTGTGCGCTGCAGTGAAGTCAGACACCTGCAGTCTGCAGCCAGAATGCCCGAAGTAACCACCGATCACCTGGATGAGAAGCAGGTGCAGCTTCTGTCCGAGATGTGCATCCTCATCGACGAGAACGACCTCAAGATCGGAGCGGACACTAAGAAAAACTGCCACCTCAACTCCAACATCGACAAAGGTGCCTGTCTTCCACATTAGTATCCACACAGGTATTGTTCTGCATCACTCATTTCTATGCATGTTGTTTGTTCTTGCGAACAGGTTTGCTGCACAGAGCCTTCAGCGTCTTTATTTTCAACAGCGAGGAGAAGCTGCTTTTACAGCAGAGGTCTGACGCCAAAATCACTTTTCCAGGTCAGTCTCACTACTTTTAAATTCTCCTGCGGTCCCCTCAGAGGCTGCTTTATCGAGGCTAAGCAATATTTATAGGTTTTAACaatcctctgtgtctctgtgtgtgttttttgcgCAGGCTGCTTCACAAACACATGCTGTAGTCATCCTCTACACACAGACAGTGAGCTGGAGGAGAAGGATGCGTTGGGGGTGAGGAGAGCTGCTCAGAGGAGACTCGGCGCAGAGCTGGGTATTCCCATGGAGCAGGTGTGTGTTTCAGTTCCGACTTCTACCCACACTGGAAGAGGATTACTAAGGATTGTGGCAAATCTTCGCTTGTGTGTGATCTCCGCTTTCCTGTTTCTCCTCAGGTGACTCCAGATGAAATGACATACCTAACAAGAATCCATTACAAGGCCCAGTCCGATGGGGTTTGGGGAGAACATGAGATTGACTACATCCTTTTTGTGCAGAAGGTAGTGCTGTAGTATCTGTTAGATACAAATGTATGCAGTGGATATAAATGGTGTGCATGACCCTCAAAGCTTTTCCCTTGTGTTACAACCTGCATAGTTCAGTTGAAAAACATTCAAATCTGTTATGGGAAAAatctaaaagacaaaaaatggaCAATAGGCTGCTTGCATAAGCATGCACACATTTAAACTAGAACTTTGTTGAAGcaactttttatttaattacagcatttaccCTTTTTGGGTAAAAATCCATCAGCATGGCACATCTTGACTTGGATACATTTGCCCACTCTTCCTTGTAAAAGTGCTCCAGCTGTCAGATTGTGAGGTCATCTCCTGTGCAAAACTTTCactaaaagaaaatatttcctATCTTGATCTGGATATATGCTTGGGGTCATTGGAGGTGAAATTCCTCTTCATCTTCAGCTTTCAAGCAGATGACTGAAGGTTTTGAGCCAAAAGCGACTGGTGTTCATAATTCCCTCCACCTCGACTAAAGCTCCAGCTGATAAAAATCAACTTCAAAGCATGATACCGCCACCACCATGGCTCACCATGGGGATGGTAACATGCTTTTGAGAG encodes the following:
- the idi1 gene encoding isopentenyl-diphosphate Delta-isomerase 1 isoform X1 codes for the protein MKNREAMARAVWAVLRMLSREGAAVLKSNAPCATTGALRRSRPACAAVTTCGRAISSEVRHLQSAARMPEVTTDHLDEKQVQLLSEMCILIDENDLKIGADTKKNCHLNSNIDKGLLHRAFSVFIFNSEEKLLLQQRSDAKITFPGCFTNTCCSHPLHTDSELEEKDALGVRRAAQRRLGAELGIPMEQVTPDEMTYLTRIHYKAQSDGVWGEHEIDYILFVQKDVDLNPDPNEIKSHCYVSKEELKEMLEKAKRKELEITPWFSLIAETFLFTWWDNLQNLKQFMDHHKIHRM
- the idi1 gene encoding isopentenyl-diphosphate Delta-isomerase 1 isoform X2 encodes the protein MARAVWAVLRMLSREGAAVLKSNAPCATTGALRRSRPACAAVTTCGRAISSEVRHLQSAARMPEVTTDHLDEKQVQLLSEMCILIDENDLKIGADTKKNCHLNSNIDKGLLHRAFSVFIFNSEEKLLLQQRSDAKITFPGCFTNTCCSHPLHTDSELEEKDALGVRRAAQRRLGAELGIPMEQVTPDEMTYLTRIHYKAQSDGVWGEHEIDYILFVQKDVDLNPDPNEIKSHCYVSKEELKEMLEKAKRKELEITPWFSLIAETFLFTWWDNLQNLKQFMDHHKIHRM